AGCTGAATTCAGGGATATTTTATTTATCCTTCGACACTTTCCAGTAATTGCTTTTCATGGAGTTCAAAATATTCACCTCTTTTCTCCATCAATTCAGCATGTGTACCCTGTTCTACAATTTCGCCTTGATCCATCACCAATATATGGTCTGCATTCTTGATCGTCGAGATGCGATGGGCAATAAAAATACAGGTCTTGCCTTTCATGATGCGGCTTAGCGAACGGAGAATTGTTTCTTCTGTTTTTGTATCCACGGCGGAAAGACAGTCATCAAAAATCAATACTTTGGGTTCCTTAATTAAAGCGCGTGCGATGGATACCCGTTGTTTTTGTCCACCGGAGAGGGTAACACCACGTTCCCCAACGGCAGTTTCAAATCCATCTTCAAAAGCTATAATATTGTCGTATACAGCGGCATCTTTGGCGGCCTGTTCCACTTGTTCCTGTGTAAAGTGGTCTAAACCAAAGCCTATATTATTGGCAATGGTATCTGAAAATAGGAAAACATCTTGTGGGACAAATCCAACTTGTTGGCGCAAGCTTTTGAAATCAAGGTTTTTAATTTCTAGACTATCATAATGAATACTTCCTTTGTCGATATCATACATCCGAAGGAGTAAGTTGGCCAGCGTTGATTTTCCGGAGCCTGTTTTTCCGATAATAGCAAGTGTTTTGCCGATCGGAATTTGGAACGATATATTTTTAATCGCCTGAATACCTGTTTCGGGATAGGTAAAGGAGATTCCATCAACCCTGATCTCACCCGCGAGTTCTTTGGTAGCTGTTCCGTTAACAATAGGAGATTCCGTTTGAAGGAATTCGTTGATGCGTTTTTGTGAGGCCGCAGCACGTTGTACCAATGAGGTAACCCAAGCCAAAGACATGGCCGGGAAAGTCAACTGGTTGACATAGATGATAAACTCAGCGATGTTTCCGGCAGTTACTGTTCCTTTGGCAACTTCAATTCCACCGATATAAATGGTGATTACCGTACTGAGCCCAATAAGCAATAGAATAAGCGGAAAGAAAACAGCCTGTACTTTGACGAGATCAAGAGCCGTGTTGCGGTAAATGGTACTTTCCTTCTCAAATTCCTGCATTTTATTTTGTTCTCTGGTATAGGTCTTGATGACGCGGATACCTGCAAAAGTTTCCTGCACGAAAGAAGAAAGCTTCGCCAGTTGTTTCTGTATTTTTAAGCTACGCTTGTTAATAATCTTGTTGACAAATAAAATAATAACCGATAGGACCGGTATTGGTGCCAATGCATAAGTAGCCAAGCGTCCATTGACGCTATACATCGCATAGATGACCATGATCGATAAAACTACCGTATTGATCGCATACATGATGGCGGGGCCTAAGTAGTTACGTACCTGATTGACATCTTCGGTGGCTCGGCTCATGAGATCTCCGGTATTGTTCTTCCGAAAGAAACCGAAGTTTAAATCTTGGTAGTGATTATAGATCTCATTTTTGAGGTCGTATTCAATATAACGCGAGGTTAAAATAATCGTCTGACGCATAAAGAATAAAAATATGCCCCTCAAGAGCGACAGTAGGAGGACGACGAAACCAAAAAACAGGAGGCTGGTGCCAAATACCTTGTAGATGAGTTCCTGTCTGTCGAAACCATCAAATAGACGGTATAGATAGATGTTTTCCTGTACCAAATCAAATGCTTCGCGAATTACCTTTGCCGGCAATACCCCGAAATAGTTGGAGATGATAACAAAAATAACCCCTGGAACCAGTTTCCAGCGGTATTTATAAAAGTACTTATTTAAGTAGGCGAGATCCTTCATATTACGAATACAAAAGTAGGACTAATTCATCAAAATGCTTTACGATTTGAGTGAATTTACTGTCATTCGGAAATCAAATGTTAAGTCTTGGATAAAAAAAGTTGTTATGCACAACGAATAATTTTCCTACTTTTGCATCAAGTACCTTAAAAAATTAAAACAAATTAGAGTAGTACATTTTATGTCAACATCTCAAAATTCTATTTTTGAATTGATGAGCCAGTCTGGCCATCAAAACTTATTTTTCTGTAATGATGAATTGGTGGGCTTGAAAGCTATCGTTGCGATCCATGATACAACCTTAGGGCCAGCGATAGGAGGGGTTCGTATGTTACCTTACGAAAGTACAGAAGAAGCTATTGAGGATGCTTTACGTTTATCCAAGGCCATTACGTATAAATCAGCCATCACTGGATTGAATTTAGGCGGTGGTAGTGCTGTTATTATTGGGAATAGCCGTTTGGACAAATCTGAGGTTTTATTGCGCCGTTTGGGCCAGTTTATTGAAGGATTGAATGGAAATTTCATTGCTTCTTTGGATGTAGGTACCACACAACGCGATTTAGAACATATTTATACCGAAACTGACCATGTTGCTGGTTTACCAAAAGCAATTCATGGCAGTGGTGTCGGTGATCCTTCGATCTTTGCAGCTCAGGGTGTTTATTTTGGTATAAAAGCCTGTTTAAAGGAATTGTACGGATCGGAAAATGTTGCTGGTAAAAAAGTTATTGTGCATGGCGTCGGTGGAGTTGGTGAGCGTTTAATTGCAATGTTACGTGAAGAGAATGCGCGTGTATATGTCAGCGATATTACGGAAGAAAAAATGTTGAAAGTAGCGGCCAAGTACAAAGCTGAGCCAATACCTTACGGTGAAGTATTTGATCACGAATTTGACGTATATTCTCCCTGTGCATTAGGTGGTACGGTAAATCCAGAATCCGCGCAGAAAATGCAATGTAAAATTATTGCCGGTTCGGCGAATAATCAATTGAAAGACGAACATGTTACAAGTTCTATCCTTCATGAAAGAGGTATATTATACGCCCCTGACTATTTGATCAACGCCGGTGCATTAATTGGCTGTTATTCGGAAATTCAAAATTATGGCGTAGATCACACTGAATTTGTGATCAAAAATATTTATAATGCGACTAGAGACGTATTGAAAAAATCAAAAGAAGAGAATATTTCTACTTTTGAAGCGGCTAATCGCATCGCGGAGAAGCGTATCCAGGATATTAAAAAAATCAAGAGATAGTCTTCATCCCAAAATCGTTCTTATTTATTATTTTATAAAAAAATCGTTCTTTAAATTACTATGTTAAACAGGAGACACCTGAGGGTAAAAGTAGTGCAAACGCTTTATGCGTACAGTCTTTCAGAAGATAAAGACATCAAAACATTTGAGAAAGCACTATTAAAAAATGTGGATGAAGTTTATGAGATGTATATGTGGACACTGAATCTTTTAGATGAGGTATCTGATTATGTCTTAATAGATGCAGAGGGTAGGGCTAATAAGTTTTTACCAACTGAAAAAGACTTGTCTTTAACGACCAAGTTAAGTACAAACACTTTTATTGAGTCATTGAGACAAAATCCACAATATGGAGAAGGTGTCAAAAAATATAAGATTTCCTGGAGCTTTGATCCGGAGATCGTGCGTACTGTATTTTTG
The DNA window shown above is from Sphingobacterium thalpophilum and carries:
- a CDS encoding Glu/Leu/Phe/Val dehydrogenase, which gives rise to MSTSQNSIFELMSQSGHQNLFFCNDELVGLKAIVAIHDTTLGPAIGGVRMLPYESTEEAIEDALRLSKAITYKSAITGLNLGGGSAVIIGNSRLDKSEVLLRRLGQFIEGLNGNFIASLDVGTTQRDLEHIYTETDHVAGLPKAIHGSGVGDPSIFAAQGVYFGIKACLKELYGSENVAGKKVIVHGVGGVGERLIAMLREENARVYVSDITEEKMLKVAAKYKAEPIPYGEVFDHEFDVYSPCALGGTVNPESAQKMQCKIIAGSANNQLKDEHVTSSILHERGILYAPDYLINAGALIGCYSEIQNYGVDHTEFVIKNIYNATRDVLKKSKEENISTFEAANRIAEKRIQDIKKIKR
- a CDS encoding ABC transporter ATP-binding protein, whose protein sequence is MKDLAYLNKYFYKYRWKLVPGVIFVIISNYFGVLPAKVIREAFDLVQENIYLYRLFDGFDRQELIYKVFGTSLLFFGFVVLLLSLLRGIFLFFMRQTIILTSRYIEYDLKNEIYNHYQDLNFGFFRKNNTGDLMSRATEDVNQVRNYLGPAIMYAINTVVLSIMVIYAMYSVNGRLATYALAPIPVLSVIILFVNKIINKRSLKIQKQLAKLSSFVQETFAGIRVIKTYTREQNKMQEFEKESTIYRNTALDLVKVQAVFFPLILLLIGLSTVITIYIGGIEVAKGTVTAGNIAEFIIYVNQLTFPAMSLAWVTSLVQRAAASQKRINEFLQTESPIVNGTATKELAGEIRVDGISFTYPETGIQAIKNISFQIPIGKTLAIIGKTGSGKSTLANLLLRMYDIDKGSIHYDSLEIKNLDFKSLRQQVGFVPQDVFLFSDTIANNIGFGLDHFTQEQVEQAAKDAAVYDNIIAFEDGFETAVGERGVTLSGGQKQRVSIARALIKEPKVLIFDDCLSAVDTKTEETILRSLSRIMKGKTCIFIAHRISTIKNADHILVMDQGEIVEQGTHAELMEKRGEYFELHEKQLLESVEG